The following coding sequences are from one Heptranchias perlo isolate sHepPer1 chromosome 13, sHepPer1.hap1, whole genome shotgun sequence window:
- the LOC137331021 gene encoding odorant receptor 131-2-like has translation MNSSNETSDYIFNVVKTSVYLTDFIIIAACSHVIISTVRQELELKCETRYILLCQHLIYASIYFALGTLTNGFRLFNINLPRILCWILLAVQITFAQCIMLTLTLMSLNTCLAVCWPLRYDSLVDSAKKKITAIMWILAIQNPLWSIIYQSLNVSLTYIIEKDNSCPNPMNGFASRQIGIVFILLCFILIVLSYCLIYREGKRAGHFVTSNVQARKTILMHGMQLSFFIVPVLITIGLGKRPKLTTLNLVNTAIFSAAQCLSPMVYGLRCKELRNKLTKTKFCCCTFKNVEKTSGVIQLSESLAAGTVTDTQNSQVCNP, from the coding sequence ATGAACAGCTCTAATGAGACTTCTGATTACATTTTTAATGTGGTGAAGACTTCCGTTTATCTGACTGATTTTATCATCATTGCTGCTTGCAGTCATGTAATAATAAGTACTGTACGGCAAGAGTTGGAATTAAAATGTGAGACCAGATACATCCTCCTGTGCCAGCATCTCATCTATGCTTCGATATATTTTGCCTTGGGCACCCTGACGAATGGTTTTCGACTCTTCAATATCAACTTGCCCAGGATTCTTTGCTGGATCCTGCTCGCAGTGCAAATAACATTCGCACAATGCATTATGCTAACTTTAACCCTCATGTCCTTGAACACTTGTCTGGCTGTCTGTTGGCCATTGCGATATGATTCACTTGTTGATTCGGCTAAAAAGAAGATAACTGCAATAATGTGGATATTAGCAATACAGAATCCATTGTGGTCAATAATATATCAAAGCCTGAATGTCTCTTTAAcatatataattgaaaaggacAATAGCTGTCCTAATCCTATGAATGGATTTGCTTCAAGGCAAATTGGAATTGTGTTTATCCTCCTGTGTTTCATCTTGATTGTGTTGAGCTACTGTTTAATATACAGAGAAGGAAAAAGGGCTGGACATTTTGTCACCTCAAATGTTCAAGCTAGGAAAACTATTCTTATGCATGGCATGCAATTAAGCTTTTTCATTGTCCCTGTTTTGATTACAATAGGACTAGGTAAAAGACCTAAATTAACAACGTTGAATCTGGTCAATACTGCCATTTTTTCTGCGGCCCAGTGCCTTAGTCCTATGGTCTATGGCCTCCGATGTAAAGAGCTTCGGAATAAATTAACTAAGACCAAATTCTGCTGCtgcacttttaaaaatgtggaaaaaACTAGTGGAGTTATTCAGCTGAGTGAAAGCCTTGCTGCTGGCACTGTAACTGATACCCAGAACAGTCAAGTCTGCAATCCCTGA